In the genome of Ignavibacteriales bacterium, one region contains:
- the nadC gene encoding carboxylating nicotinate-nucleotide diphosphorylase, with translation MKNIDELISLALSEDIGSGDITTLATIPPDSKSKAEILVKQNGVIAGLDVASSIINKFDSSLQYKKIKEDGDKVSKGEIVGTLEGSTRSILTIERTLLNFMQRMSGIATTVNLFTEKISHTKAKILDTRKTLPGFRMLDKYSVEKGGGVNHRTGLFDMFLIKDNHIAAAGSVSDAVKKCIEYRKEKKSGYKIEVEVKNLDELNEALKFEVDVIMLDNFSVTDMKKAVKIINSKCKVEASGMVNIDTVKEIAETGVDYISVGAITHSVKALDISLEITSSY, from the coding sequence ATGAAAAATATTGATGAACTCATTTCACTTGCATTAAGTGAGGATATTGGCTCCGGTGATATCACTACGTTAGCCACTATTCCTCCGGATTCAAAATCAAAAGCAGAAATTCTTGTTAAGCAAAATGGCGTTATTGCAGGATTAGATGTTGCTTCCTCTATCATTAATAAGTTTGATTCTTCACTTCAGTACAAAAAAATTAAAGAGGATGGTGACAAAGTAAGTAAGGGAGAAATTGTCGGAACCTTAGAAGGTTCAACACGATCAATACTAACGATTGAAAGAACACTTCTGAATTTTATGCAAAGAATGAGTGGTATTGCTACGACTGTAAATCTTTTCACTGAAAAAATTTCGCATACTAAAGCAAAGATACTTGATACAAGAAAAACACTGCCTGGTTTTAGGATGCTTGATAAATATTCTGTCGAAAAAGGCGGAGGCGTTAATCATCGTACGGGATTATTCGATATGTTCTTAATTAAGGATAATCATATTGCTGCTGCTGGCTCTGTTTCAGATGCTGTAAAAAAATGTATTGAATACAGAAAAGAAAAAAAATCCGGTTACAAAATTGAGGTCGAAGTAAAAAACCTTGATGAATTAAATGAAGCACTCAAGTTTGAAGTCGATGTTATTATGCTCGACAACTTTTCTGTAACAGATATGAAAAAAGCAGTTAAGATCATAAACTCAAAATGTAAAGTTGAAGCGAGCGGAATGGTTAATATTGATACCGTAAAAGAAATTGCTGAAACAGGCGTGGATTATATTTCGGTTGGTGCGATTACTCACAGTGTTAAAGCATTGGATATTTCATTAGAAATTACTTCTTCATATTGA
- the trxA gene encoding thioredoxin codes for MKPVTITDDNFESEVLNSSEPVLIDFWATWCGPCKMIAPIVEELAGEYQGKAKIGKLDVDENQQTSIKYGVRSIPTILIFKDGKLKDTIIGAVPKPQIVSKLNAALS; via the coding sequence ATGAAACCAGTTACAATTACAGATGACAATTTTGAGAGTGAAGTATTGAATTCTTCCGAACCGGTGTTAATAGATTTCTGGGCGACGTGGTGCGGTCCGTGCAAAATGATCGCTCCCATTGTTGAAGAACTTGCAGGTGAATACCAGGGTAAAGCTAAAATAGGTAAACTTGATGTTGATGAAAATCAGCAGACATCAATTAAATACGGAGTGAGAAGTATTCCTACAATATTAATTTTTAAAGACGGCAAACTTAAGGACACAATCATTGGTGCAGTGCCAAAGCCTCAAATAGTATCAAAGCTTAATGCAGCACTTTCCTGA
- the dnaE gene encoding DNA polymerase III subunit alpha, whose product MSDFVHLHNHTHYSLQDGACTVDSLVMAAKKNGMTAVALTDHGVMYGIAEFYKKAKQEGIKPIVGMEAYIVKDGSRFDRGKADELNGRKKSKHYNHLILLAKNKTGYKNLVKLSTLGHTEGFYYKPRIDLELLNQYKEGLVCTSACAGGVVSTHLINNEYDKAKQTAITFKEMFGDDFYLEVQDHNMEVEKPVLEGMPKLSKELGIKLVATNDCHYIEPDHAIAHNILLLLSDKNGNDYRQLRYGTDQVYFKSSEEMKKLFKKFKGAIENTLEIESKIDLQLGFEGYHFPNYKIPSDSNAKTLDEYFEQLSKEGLYNRIKKVTTEIEERFDFEIETIKKMGFAGYFLIVQDFINSAKKMNVPVGPGRGSVAGSLVAYTLGITNINPLEYNLLFERFLNPSRKSMPDIDVDFADDKRGEVIDYVRNKYGQNCVSQIITFNRLSSKAVIRDVARVLKIPIPTVNKITKFIPSKFGKVYTIEQSLNEVPELKWVKDSKDEEIQNLIKYAKVLEGMNRNASKHAAGVVITPDDVSNYVPLANAVSQTDIVTQFNMKEIENAGLLKMDFLGLRTLTIIRDALTLIKKNHGVEIDIDSIPLNDEKTYQLFSKGQTTGVFQFESAPMREYLKKLRPASLSDLAAMNALYRPGPMDFIDDFIERKHGTKETVYLHNILEPILKETYGIIVYQEQVIQIANRVGGMSLADADILRRAMGKKDLNAMKEQKEKFTAGAVQNGIAKKIAEEIFDSIDKFANYGFNKSHAVAYSYVAYQTAYLKAHFTAEFLAANLTNEFGNANKVANFLEDCRKLKIDVLPPDVNNPSVYFDVEDEKIRFGMSAIKNVGISAVEEIIKTRQSLERDFKSIFDFCGNTDNRVVNKRALEGLVYAGAFDSIEKVRSRLFNSIEEALEYGHKVQNSKLSVENSLFGGLEEEVQISEPALRNFEPWPSKYKLAKEREVIGFYITDHPLRKFELEYKSFTTVHLGETESLENVDTVKACGVITNLDSKIDKSGKTMAFFTLDDFSGSCECLMFSKTYEQFGRYIEEEECVFILGKPESSGDAIKLHIDKVIPLSDVRDAMTDSIRIVIDKSKNKVECISELKKVFESNPGKLPVYLKVGNNGSKGTLFEVGAFRVNAGDVFINSVNKILGEDSITLFSKK is encoded by the coding sequence ATGTCAGATTTTGTTCACCTTCATAATCACACACACTACAGCTTACAGGACGGCGCCTGCACTGTTGATAGTTTAGTAATGGCTGCTAAAAAAAATGGGATGACTGCAGTCGCACTAACTGATCACGGTGTTATGTACGGCATCGCCGAGTTTTACAAGAAAGCGAAACAGGAAGGAATAAAACCTATTGTTGGTATGGAAGCTTACATTGTAAAGGATGGAAGCCGTTTCGACAGAGGCAAAGCAGATGAACTTAACGGAAGAAAAAAATCAAAACACTATAACCATTTAATACTTCTTGCAAAAAATAAAACCGGTTATAAAAATCTTGTTAAGCTTTCAACATTAGGACATACCGAAGGTTTTTATTACAAACCGAGAATTGATCTTGAACTTCTTAATCAATACAAAGAAGGATTAGTTTGCACAAGTGCTTGTGCGGGTGGTGTTGTATCCACTCATTTAATTAATAATGAATATGATAAAGCAAAACAAACCGCAATAACTTTTAAAGAAATGTTTGGTGATGATTTTTATCTCGAAGTGCAGGACCATAACATGGAAGTTGAAAAACCTGTGCTTGAAGGTATGCCTAAGTTATCTAAAGAACTCGGGATAAAGTTAGTCGCGACAAATGACTGCCACTACATCGAACCGGATCATGCAATTGCGCACAATATTCTTCTTCTTCTTTCAGATAAGAATGGAAATGATTATCGCCAGCTAAGGTATGGTACTGACCAGGTTTATTTTAAATCATCCGAAGAGATGAAAAAGCTTTTTAAAAAGTTTAAAGGCGCGATTGAAAATACTCTTGAGATAGAATCTAAGATAGACCTGCAGCTCGGGTTTGAAGGATATCATTTTCCTAACTATAAAATTCCGTCTGATTCAAACGCGAAAACATTAGATGAATATTTTGAACAACTTTCTAAAGAAGGACTATATAATAGAATAAAGAAGGTAACTACAGAAATTGAAGAACGTTTCGACTTTGAAATTGAAACAATTAAGAAGATGGGTTTTGCCGGTTACTTTTTGATTGTTCAGGACTTTATTAATTCCGCAAAGAAAATGAATGTACCTGTTGGTCCGGGAAGAGGCTCTGTTGCGGGAAGTCTTGTTGCTTACACGCTTGGTATCACAAATATAAACCCGCTTGAATATAATTTATTGTTTGAAAGATTTTTAAATCCATCACGTAAATCAATGCCCGATATAGATGTTGATTTTGCTGATGACAAACGTGGTGAAGTGATCGACTACGTTCGTAATAAGTATGGACAGAATTGTGTCAGCCAGATAATCACCTTTAACAGGCTCTCATCAAAAGCGGTTATAAGGGATGTTGCACGCGTTCTTAAAATTCCCATTCCAACTGTGAACAAGATCACAAAATTTATTCCTTCAAAGTTTGGTAAAGTTTATACAATTGAGCAATCGTTGAATGAAGTCCCTGAATTAAAATGGGTAAAAGATTCTAAAGATGAAGAAATCCAGAATCTGATCAAGTATGCAAAAGTGCTAGAAGGAATGAACCGGAATGCATCTAAACATGCTGCGGGTGTTGTTATAACTCCTGATGATGTGAGTAACTATGTTCCGCTTGCAAATGCTGTTTCGCAGACAGACATAGTCACTCAGTTCAATATGAAAGAGATTGAAAACGCGGGTCTGCTAAAGATGGATTTTCTCGGACTACGTACACTAACAATTATCCGTGATGCTCTTACACTAATCAAAAAAAATCATGGGGTTGAAATTGATATCGATTCAATTCCTCTTAATGATGAAAAAACATATCAGCTTTTTTCAAAAGGACAGACTACCGGAGTGTTCCAGTTTGAATCTGCCCCGATGCGTGAGTACCTGAAAAAACTGCGTCCGGCAAGTTTAAGTGATCTCGCAGCAATGAATGCTTTGTACCGCCCTGGTCCGATGGATTTTATTGATGACTTTATCGAGAGAAAACATGGTACAAAAGAAACAGTTTATCTTCATAATATTTTAGAGCCGATTCTCAAAGAGACCTACGGAATAATTGTTTACCAGGAACAGGTAATTCAGATTGCGAACAGAGTCGGCGGAATGAGTTTAGCCGATGCTGATATACTCCGCCGTGCTATGGGTAAAAAAGATCTTAACGCAATGAAAGAACAGAAAGAAAAATTCACTGCCGGTGCTGTTCAAAACGGAATAGCAAAAAAAATTGCTGAAGAGATTTTTGATTCGATAGACAAGTTTGCGAATTATGGTTTCAATAAAAGTCATGCGGTTGCTTATAGTTATGTTGCATATCAGACTGCTTATTTAAAAGCACATTTCACAGCAGAGTTTTTAGCTGCAAACCTTACAAACGAATTCGGCAACGCAAATAAAGTCGCAAACTTTCTTGAGGACTGCCGCAAACTAAAAATTGATGTGCTTCCGCCGGATGTAAATAATCCATCAGTTTACTTTGATGTTGAAGATGAAAAGATACGGTTCGGAATGTCTGCTATAAAAAATGTTGGTATCTCTGCTGTTGAAGAGATTATAAAAACAAGGCAATCACTGGAAAGAGATTTTAAAAGTATTTTTGATTTTTGTGGGAACACTGATAACAGGGTTGTTAATAAACGCGCGCTCGAAGGTCTTGTATATGCCGGCGCATTTGATTCAATAGAAAAGGTTCGTTCAAGATTATTCAATTCAATTGAAGAAGCACTTGAGTATGGACACAAAGTTCAGAATTCAAAACTTTCAGTTGAGAATAGTTTATTCGGTGGATTGGAAGAAGAAGTACAAATATCAGAACCTGCTTTAAGAAACTTTGAACCGTGGCCGTCAAAGTATAAACTTGCCAAAGAAAGAGAAGTAATCGGATTCTACATAACAGATCATCCGCTAAGAAAGTTTGAACTTGAGTATAAGTCTTTCACAACCGTTCATCTTGGTGAAACTGAAAGTCTTGAAAATGTTGATACGGTAAAAGCATGTGGAGTGATAACAAATCTTGATTCTAAAATTGATAAATCAGGTAAGACGATGGCGTTCTTTACACTTGATGATTTTTCAGGATCGTGCGAATGTTTGATGTTCTCAAAAACCTATGAACAATTTGGAAGATACATTGAAGAAGAAGAGTGTGTATTCATACTTGGCAAACCTGAAAGCAGCGGCGATGCAATTAAACTTCACATTGATAAAGTAATTCCACTATCAGATGTGCGTGATGCAATGACAGACAGCATAAGGATTGTAATAGATAAATCAAAAAACAAAGTTGAATGTATATCAGAATTAAAAAAAGTTTTTGAATCAAATCCCGGTAAGCTGCCGGTCTATTTAAAAGTCGGGAATAACGGTTCAAAAGGAACATTGTTTGAAGTAGGCGCATTCAGGGTAAATGCCGGTGATGTATTTATTAATTCAGTAAACAAAATTCTTGGGGAAGATTCGATAACTCTTTTTTCAAAAAAATAA
- a CDS encoding oligosaccharide flippase family protein, whose product MFDKIKQLSKDTAIYGISTIVGRFLNFLLVPLYTNIFPPGDYGVVANIYIFIAIMNVVMLFGMDAAYLKYASAKTIGDEKDNFSTPFISVFTASLFFSLLLILFNRGVFAAVGVPEEYDNFIYYVSAILFVDAIASLPFVQLRLKRKAKKFAAFKIINITVNVILNLYLILYLRWNIEAIFISNLAASVVSFVLLIPDVIKSLRIKINVELLKKLLKFGIPYLPAGLASMIIQGIDRPILTSLTDLNTNGIYQANHKLGIFMMLFVSMFQYAWQPFFLQQASEENAKNIFSKVLTYFAIAAATIWIVISLFINDIVQFEVFHKTLIGREYWSGLNIVPVILLGYLFNGIYVVLTAGIFIKEKSIYIPFITGLGALVNVVVNLLLIPEIGIMGAAIAMLASYFAMAVAIYVVTQKFYHIKYELNRLSKLFLLMIISGSLYYYLSYNHQLNIFLKLLMLSVFVLLLIFFIIDREELKAIKKRFIKN is encoded by the coding sequence ATGTTCGATAAGATAAAACAGCTTTCAAAAGATACAGCGATTTACGGCATCAGCACGATAGTCGGCAGGTTCCTTAATTTTCTTCTAGTACCGCTTTACACAAATATTTTCCCGCCGGGTGATTACGGTGTAGTTGCAAACATTTATATCTTCATCGCAATAATGAATGTTGTTATGCTCTTTGGTATGGATGCGGCTTATTTAAAATACGCTTCAGCTAAAACTATAGGTGATGAGAAAGATAATTTTTCTACTCCGTTCATTTCGGTATTTACAGCCTCATTATTTTTTTCGTTGTTGTTGATATTGTTTAATCGAGGTGTCTTTGCTGCCGTTGGTGTTCCTGAGGAATATGACAACTTCATCTATTATGTGAGTGCAATTTTATTTGTTGACGCAATTGCTTCCTTGCCTTTTGTTCAGTTAAGACTTAAACGAAAAGCAAAAAAGTTTGCGGCATTTAAAATTATTAACATAACAGTAAACGTAATTCTTAATCTTTATCTTATTCTTTATCTCAGGTGGAACATCGAGGCAATATTCATCAGCAACCTTGCCGCGTCTGTTGTTTCATTTGTTTTATTAATCCCTGATGTAATCAAATCACTTCGCATAAAAATTAATGTTGAGTTATTAAAAAAACTTTTGAAGTTCGGGATTCCGTATCTGCCTGCAGGATTAGCATCAATGATAATTCAGGGAATTGACAGACCAATTCTAACAAGTCTTACTGATCTTAATACAAATGGAATTTACCAGGCGAATCATAAACTCGGAATTTTTATGATGCTGTTCGTAAGCATGTTCCAGTATGCGTGGCAGCCCTTCTTTCTTCAGCAGGCAAGTGAAGAAAATGCAAAAAATATTTTTTCAAAAGTTCTCACTTACTTTGCTATAGCTGCCGCAACTATATGGATAGTCATTTCACTATTCATAAATGATATAGTGCAGTTCGAAGTCTTCCATAAAACGTTAATTGGAAGGGAGTATTGGTCTGGTTTGAATATTGTTCCTGTAATTTTATTGGGTTATTTATTTAATGGAATTTATGTAGTGCTTACCGCAGGCATATTTATAAAAGAAAAAAGTATTTACATCCCATTCATAACAGGACTCGGCGCATTAGTTAATGTTGTTGTTAACCTGTTATTAATTCCGGAAATCGGAATAATGGGTGCCGCAATTGCAATGCTTGCAAGTTATTTTGCAATGGCAGTTGCTATCTACGTAGTCACACAAAAATTTTATCATATAAAGTATGAATTGAACAGGCTTTCAAAATTATTTTTGCTGATGATTATTTCAGGAAGTCTTTATTATTATCTTTCATATAATCATCAACTGAATATTTTTCTTAAACTATTAATGCTCTCTGTTTTTGTTCTGTTACTGATATTTTTTATTATTGACAGAGAAGAATTGAAAGCAATCAAAAAAAGATTTATAAAAAATTAA
- a CDS encoding phosphoglycerate dehydrogenase, whose product MKKIIITDAVDKKCADLLTAQGFDVTFKPGIKLDDLKEIISAYNALIVRSETQVTPELISLMNNMEVIGRAGTGVDNINVDAATRKGILVMNTPGGNTISTAEHTMALMLSMCRNIAQANQSMRSGKWDRKSFKGTELHNKTLGVIGLGKIGREVAVRSKSFGMKVIGYDPVLSEDVAAKLGIELFPLEFLLSKSDIITVHVPLTEETKYLLNEQTLAKCKRGVKIINCARGGIINEEALINSIDNGIVSSAAFDVYETEPPDLTNKLIQHPKIICTPHLGASTDEAQEKVAVQIAEQIIQLFNEQSAAGIVNASLIEAGFNKDLSPYFLLSEKIGRLQSQLLRNQLTGINITFNGELLSSAANILTSAVLKGFLLSRRTETINYVNAQLLSSEMGIDVTEKKSVSHDVYKNLITVECTTTSGTKTIAGTVFGNNELRIVQIDEYRLELNPEGNLIVYTNIDKPGMLATVGKVLADANINIGGLSLGRIKAGKQALTIINVDSKPEANIVSAISSINGVEDVYVVGIHD is encoded by the coding sequence ATGAAAAAAATTATTATAACTGACGCAGTCGACAAAAAGTGTGCAGATTTATTAACTGCTCAGGGTTTTGATGTTACCTTTAAACCGGGAATTAAACTCGATGACCTGAAAGAAATAATATCCGCTTATAACGCATTGATAGTAAGAAGCGAAACACAAGTCACTCCTGAATTAATTTCACTTATGAATAACATGGAAGTTATTGGAAGAGCAGGAACAGGTGTTGATAATATAAATGTTGATGCTGCCACAAGGAAAGGTATCCTTGTGATGAATACACCCGGCGGCAACACAATCTCCACTGCAGAACATACAATGGCTCTGATGCTGTCTATGTGCAGAAACATTGCTCAGGCAAATCAATCGATGAGAAGCGGTAAATGGGATAGAAAATCTTTTAAAGGAACTGAACTTCATAACAAAACGCTTGGCGTCATCGGTCTTGGAAAGATAGGAAGAGAAGTTGCCGTTAGATCAAAATCATTTGGAATGAAAGTGATAGGTTATGATCCTGTATTATCTGAAGATGTGGCTGCAAAATTAGGAATAGAATTATTTCCGCTTGAATTTCTCCTTTCAAAATCTGATATAATTACTGTTCACGTTCCGCTGACAGAAGAAACAAAATATTTATTGAATGAACAGACTCTCGCAAAATGTAAAAGGGGTGTAAAGATTATTAATTGTGCGAGAGGCGGAATAATAAATGAAGAAGCTCTGATCAATTCAATTGACAATGGAATTGTTTCATCGGCTGCATTTGATGTATATGAAACCGAGCCACCTGATTTAACGAACAAATTAATTCAGCATCCCAAAATTATTTGCACACCGCATCTGGGTGCATCAACAGATGAAGCTCAGGAAAAAGTAGCCGTGCAAATTGCTGAACAAATTATTCAACTGTTTAATGAACAATCAGCTGCGGGAATTGTCAATGCATCATTGATCGAGGCGGGTTTTAATAAGGATCTATCCCCATACTTTTTATTATCCGAAAAAATCGGAAGGCTGCAAAGTCAGTTATTGCGAAATCAACTAACGGGAATAAATATTACTTTCAACGGAGAGCTGTTGAGCAGTGCAGCTAACATCCTCACGTCAGCAGTGTTAAAAGGATTTTTACTTTCAAGAAGAACAGAAACTATTAACTATGTTAATGCACAATTGTTATCTTCGGAAATGGGAATAGATGTAACCGAAAAAAAATCTGTATCTCATGATGTTTATAAAAATTTAATTACAGTTGAGTGTACCACTACTTCCGGTACAAAAACTATAGCTGGTACTGTGTTTGGCAACAATGAATTGAGAATTGTTCAGATAGATGAATACAGGCTTGAACTAAATCCTGAAGGAAATCTTATAGTATATACAAACATTGATAAACCCGGTATGCTAGCAACAGTCGGTAAAGTTTTAGCTGATGCAAATATAAACATCGGAGGCTTGTCACTGGGAAGAATTAAAGCCGGTAAACAAGCATTGACAATAATAAATGTTGACAGTAAGCCTGAAGCAAACATTGTATCTGCTATTTCCTCCATCAACGGAGTTGAAGATGTATACGTGGTTGGCATTCATGATTAG
- a CDS encoding SDR family oxidoreductase, with amino-acid sequence MNNENHNYWALVLGASSGFGEAAAIKLAEDGFNIVGVHLDRQATMPHVEEVISKIRSHKVEHLFFNINAADEYKRNEVIEELKKKLDSNSKVKVLMHSLAFGTLRPFIPKENEQALTKSQMEMTLDVMAHSLVYWTQDLVVNNLLAEKARIFAMTSSGGTTAIPFYGAVSAAKAALEAHVRQLSTELGHMQVAVNSIMAGVTDTPALRKIPGNVPMIEVARRKNPRARLTTPEDVAKVISLICKDGGEWISGGVINADGGEDVVNFVGQGTSKEETVNF; translated from the coding sequence ATGAATAACGAAAATCATAATTACTGGGCTTTAGTGCTTGGTGCATCATCAGGATTTGGTGAAGCCGCAGCAATAAAACTCGCTGAAGATGGATTCAATATTGTTGGTGTTCATTTGGATAGACAGGCAACAATGCCTCACGTTGAAGAAGTAATTTCAAAAATTAGATCACACAAAGTTGAGCATTTATTTTTTAACATTAACGCTGCTGATGAATACAAACGCAATGAAGTAATTGAAGAGCTAAAGAAAAAACTTGATAGTAATTCAAAAGTAAAAGTGCTTATGCACTCATTAGCGTTTGGTACACTTCGTCCTTTTATTCCAAAAGAAAATGAACAGGCACTCACCAAATCACAAATGGAAATGACACTTGATGTAATGGCGCATTCACTTGTTTACTGGACACAGGATCTAGTCGTAAATAATCTTCTGGCTGAGAAAGCAAGAATTTTTGCAATGACAAGTTCAGGCGGAACAACTGCCATTCCTTTCTACGGTGCAGTTTCAGCAGCCAAGGCAGCACTTGAAGCGCACGTACGTCAGCTATCAACAGAACTTGGACATATGCAGGTTGCAGTTAATTCCATTATGGCTGGAGTGACGGATACTCCGGCATTAAGAAAAATTCCAGGTAATGTTCCGATGATTGAAGTTGCACGAAGAAAAAATCCGAGAGCAAGATTAACCACACCTGAAGATGTTGCAAAAGTTATTTCGCTGATTTGTAAGGATGGCGGTGAATGGATTTCTGGCGGAGTGATTAATGCGGACGGTGGTGAGGATGTTGTAAATTTTGTGGGGCAGGGAACAAGCAAAGAAGAAACAGTAAATTTTTAA
- a CDS encoding acyl-CoA thioesterase — protein sequence MLKSSTTVRIRYSETDQMHFVYNGKYFEFFEVGRAEMMRDLNLTYKEIEERGYGMPVIETFIKFKNPAFYDELLEIECRVEKLPDLRVHIDHTITCPERSKVIVEGYVELVFVDAATKKLSKPPEFFVNAIKPFFENTK from the coding sequence ATGTTGAAAAGCAGCACAACTGTCAGGATAAGATATTCTGAAACTGACCAAATGCATTTTGTCTATAACGGAAAATACTTTGAGTTCTTTGAAGTGGGTCGTGCGGAAATGATGCGCGACTTAAATCTGACTTACAAAGAAATTGAAGAAAGAGGCTATGGAATGCCGGTGATCGAGACATTCATCAAATTCAAAAATCCTGCTTTTTATGATGAGCTTTTGGAGATTGAATGTCGTGTTGAAAAACTTCCCGACTTAAGAGTTCATATTGATCACACAATTACATGTCCTGAAAGAAGCAAAGTAATTGTTGAAGGATATGTAGAATTGGTTTTTGTAGATGCGGCTACAAAAAAATTAAGTAAGCCACCTGAGTTTTTTGTTAATGCTATCAAGCCATTTTTTGAAAACACAAAATGA
- a CDS encoding acetyl-CoA carboxylase carboxyltransferase subunit alpha gives MAKTILEFEKPIVALEAKLEEMRKFSDNLDIGKEILEIEGKVKQLKESLYKDLTRWQRVQLARHPDRPYTLDYIYHITDNFVELHGDRHYKDDKAIVGGFASIDDYKVMIIGHQKGRDTKSNLYRNFGMPNPEGYRKALRLMKLAEKFNKPVITMIDTPGAFPGLEAEERGQAEAIAKNLFEMSRLRVPIIVVIIGEGASGGALGIGVGDRILMLENCWYSVISPESCSSILWRSWDYKEQAAEALKLTAPDLLEQKLIDKIIPEPLGGAHKNADEAAALVKAAIIEELAQLVKIKPDKLIDNRLEKFGRMGAYIE, from the coding sequence ATGGCAAAGACAATTTTAGAATTTGAAAAGCCCATTGTGGCACTTGAGGCTAAACTTGAAGAGATGCGAAAATTTTCAGACAACCTTGATATTGGAAAAGAGATACTTGAGATTGAGGGTAAAGTGAAACAATTAAAAGAAAGTCTTTATAAAGATCTTACACGCTGGCAGCGCGTTCAGCTTGCACGTCATCCCGATAGACCTTACACTCTTGATTACATTTATCACATCACTGATAATTTTGTTGAGCTTCATGGTGACCGTCACTACAAAGATGATAAAGCTATCGTTGGTGGATTCGCTTCTATCGATGATTACAAGGTGATGATAATCGGTCATCAAAAAGGAAGAGATACAAAATCAAACCTATACAGAAATTTCGGAATGCCGAATCCCGAAGGTTACCGAAAAGCTTTACGATTAATGAAACTTGCAGAAAAATTTAATAAGCCTGTTATAACAATGATTGATACTCCCGGCGCATTTCCCGGTCTTGAAGCTGAAGAACGTGGACAGGCAGAAGCAATTGCGAAAAATCTTTTTGAAATGAGCAGACTTCGTGTTCCGATTATTGTTGTAATAATTGGTGAAGGTGCAAGTGGCGGCGCACTCGGTATTGGTGTCGGTGACAGAATTCTAATGCTTGAAAATTGCTGGTACTCTGTAATAAGTCCTGAATCGTGTTCAAGTATTTTATGGAGAAGCTGGGATTATAAAGAACAGGCAGCCGAAGCACTTAAACTCACTGCGCCTGATCTGTTGGAACAGAAATTAATTGACAAAATAATTCCTGAACCACTTGGCGGTGCTCATAAAAATGCTGATGAAGCTGCTGCATTAGTTAAAGCTGCGATAATTGAAGAGCTTGCTCAATTAGTAAAAATTAAACCTGACAAGTTGATTGACAACCGTCTTGAAAAATTTGGCAGGATGGGTGCTTATATAGAATAG
- the dut gene encoding dUTP diphosphatase, which translates to MTEKILIRIKRLDEKFNDIPLPQYSTEGSSGMDIRAAVENNISLSPGKVVLVPTNLSVEIPNGYEIQVRPRSGLAAKHGIGILNTPGTIDADYRGEVKIIMMNFSEEEFIINRGDRIAQLVIAKVYKAELVESEELIDTQRGSGGFGHTGKS; encoded by the coding sequence ATGACCGAAAAAATTTTAATCAGGATAAAAAGGCTCGACGAAAAATTTAATGATATACCTCTCCCGCAATATTCAACAGAAGGCAGTTCAGGGATGGACATTCGTGCCGCAGTTGAAAATAATATCTCACTATCACCCGGTAAAGTTGTTTTAGTCCCAACCAATCTTTCAGTAGAAATTCCAAATGGTTATGAAATTCAGGTAAGACCAAGAAGCGGACTTGCCGCAAAACATGGAATTGGAATTTTAAATACTCCCGGAACTATTGATGCAGATTACAGAGGCGAAGTAAAAATTATAATGATGAATTTCAGTGAAGAAGAATTTATCATTAACCGCGGAGACAGGATTGCACAGCTTGTCATAGCAAAAGTTTACAAAGCAGAATTAGTCGAGTCAGAAGAGTTGATAGATACTCAAAGAGGTTCCGGTGGATTTGGTCACACCGGGAAAAGTTAG